ACATCATCCGGATCGAGGCGAAGAACTACAAGGTGCTCAAGGCGGCGATCAAGAAGGCCGGGTTCCAGCTTCTGTCCGCCGATTGACCCCCGGGGGGAAACCGGGCAACATTACGGGGGCATCTTAAATATCGGACCGAATTCCGGTGCGAGGAGGGTACAAAGTGAAAGCCGAAGTGGAACAGGTACTGGAAAAGATTCGCCCGGCCCTGCAGGCCGACGGGGGAGACGTGGAACTCGTCGCGGTCGAAGGGGGCGTGGTGAAGGTGCGCCTGACGGGCGCATGCGGCTGCTGCCCGATGGCCACCATGACGCTGAAAGGCGGCATCGAAGCGGCACTCAAGGAGCGGATCCCTGCCGTCGAGCGGGTGGAGTCCGTATAACAAACAACAGATCCAGAGGGAGGAGTCATGGCGTACAAGATCACGGAAGAATGCATCGCCTGCGGCGCCTGCGCGCCGGAATGCCCCAGCAGCTGCATCTCTGAGGGCGACCCGATTTACGTCATCAACGCCGCGGAGTGCACCGACTGCGGCGCCTGCGCGAACGTCTGCCCCGCGTCGGCGTGCGTTCCGGCGTAACGTCGGAGTTCGATGAAAGAGGGGGGCGGAAGAACACCTTTTCGCCCCCCTTCCTTTATCCGGCCCTCCTCCGCCCTGCGGGAGGCGGGCCGCTTCACAACAGTTTCCTGACCTCCCGGTCGAAATCCTCCTGGCCGATATAGCCCACCACGACGTTCCGGATCATCCCGTCCTTCCCCACGAAGAACGTCGTGGGGATCGTGCTGACCCCGAAATACGCCTTCGCCACCGCGAGGTCCCCGATCAGGATCCTGTATTCGATCCGTTGGGCGGCGAGGAAGCCGGGCAGCGCGTCCAGCGTGTCCGTGTCGAGCGCGATCCCGATCAGCTCGAAACCCCTCTCCCGGTGCCTCCGGTACACCTCGTTGAAGCCGGGAATCTCCTCCCGGCAGGGGGGGCACCACGTGGCGAAGAAATTGATGACGGTCGGCTTTCCCGCGAATCCGGACGAGGCGTAGACGTTCCCGCTGATGTCCTTCAGCGTGAACGGGGGCGCCGCGACCGCCTTCTGCGGTCCCGTGGCCGGGGAGCCGGGCCCTTCCCGGCCGGCGCCTCCTTCCGTTCCGGACCGCCAGCTCCTGTAAAGGAACAGGGCGGCCGCGAGCGCCACGACCAGGATGATGACCAGCGGCAGGGCGCCGACTCCGTTCCGGGTGCGCAGGTACCGTATCATCCGATCCTCCTCACCGGATCATTATGCCTTGTTTCTTGATTATAATGTCGAGGATGGTTTAAACTTCGTCGGCGATAAAACAACGAGAACGGTCGTGGATTGACCGCATCGGAGGCGGCGGGATGGGCGAGTATCTGAAGAAGCCGAAAGAGAAGCAGATCGAGGACATCCGTGCCGTCCAGGACACGGTGCGCGAGATCCTCGAAAAGGTCCGCAGGGAAGGGGTCGAGGCCGTCCGGCATTATTCCGGGAAGTTCGACGGCTGGGCCCCGAAAAGCTT
The genomic region above belongs to Thermodesulfobacteriota bacterium and contains:
- a CDS encoding redoxin domain-containing protein, giving the protein MIRYLRTRNGVGALPLVIILVVALAAALFLYRSWRSGTEGGAGREGPGSPATGPQKAVAAPPFTLKDISGNVYASSGFAGKPTVINFFATWCPPCREEIPGFNEVYRRHRERGFELIGIALDTDTLDALPGFLAAQRIEYRILIGDLAVAKAYFGVSTIPTTFFVGKDGMIRNVVVGYIGQEDFDREVRKLL
- a CDS encoding 4Fe-4S binding protein translates to MAYKITEECIACGACAPECPSSCISEGDPIYVINAAECTDCGACANVCPASACVPA
- a CDS encoding NifU family protein translates to MKAEVEQVLEKIRPALQADGGDVELVAVEGGVVKVRLTGACGCCPMATMTLKGGIEAALKERIPAVERVESV